From the Oleiphilus messinensis genome, one window contains:
- a CDS encoding alpha/beta fold hydrolase, whose amino-acid sequence MPIVNLKSGPVFYRESGAGNPLILLHANPGDSRDFDAIVPALAAKFRVFALDWPGYGSSPAPNPDINVHPDFYLDVLKQVVVELEIHRPILLGNSVGGFVAARYALECPENTRALALVSPGGFTHHNLMTRFFCRLMSGPLAIPPGILARYYLRSNTNVVRQMKKRATQEQSLAVSRDINRGIWRSFADPDHDLKALAANLTLPVLLAFGKLDPLIPASKDGRVARALMPDAVYSEFESGHAPFAELPQTFLATLLAFFKDSNITSD is encoded by the coding sequence ATGCCAATAGTGAATCTGAAGAGTGGGCCCGTTTTCTACAGAGAGTCCGGGGCGGGCAATCCGTTAATACTGCTTCACGCCAATCCGGGAGACAGTCGGGATTTTGATGCCATTGTTCCCGCACTGGCAGCTAAATTTCGAGTTTTTGCGCTCGATTGGCCCGGTTACGGGTCATCACCTGCACCGAATCCCGATATCAATGTTCATCCGGATTTTTACCTGGATGTACTAAAGCAAGTTGTGGTCGAGCTCGAAATTCATAGGCCTATACTACTCGGTAATTCGGTTGGTGGGTTTGTTGCTGCCCGATATGCTCTTGAATGTCCTGAGAATACCAGAGCGCTTGCCCTTGTTTCACCCGGGGGATTTACTCACCATAATTTAATGACGCGTTTTTTCTGTCGCTTGATGTCCGGTCCACTGGCTATTCCTCCCGGTATACTGGCGAGGTATTACTTGCGAAGCAATACTAATGTTGTCCGGCAGATGAAAAAGCGCGCAACCCAGGAGCAGTCACTTGCGGTATCTCGAGATATTAACCGGGGTATTTGGCGTAGCTTTGCTGACCCTGATCATGACTTGAAGGCGTTGGCAGCAAATTTGACCCTCCCGGTCTTGCTCGCTTTTGGTAAACTGGATCCCTTGATCCCTGCCAGTAAAGATGGACGAGTTGCTCGTGCCCTTATGCCTGATGCTGTTTACTCTGAATTCGAGAGTGGTCACGCACCGTTCGCAGAGTTGCCGCAGACGTTTCTGGCAACTTTGCTGGCATTTTTCAAGGATTCGAATATTACTAGTGATTAA